One window of Candidatus Microthrix subdominans genomic DNA carries:
- a CDS encoding rhomboid family intramembrane serine protease — protein MEATATCTRHPDRAAAVACQRCDKPICPSCMTSASVGFHCPDCLKSGAQRTVPVRRAGDPVATKVIIGLNVAAFVASVIFSGNARGTDAWLRFGDATMAVAAGEWWRVITGAFLHDGVFHLGMNMLFIWVFGSALEQRLGKAGFVALYSASLMGGALGVVWLSNPLGITVGASGAGFGLMGALVVLQITQRTNLWSSGLGGLVMLNLIITFAFRSSISVGGHLGGFAAGILAGGVLFAAPRADLPRAARVAIVGAGAVLLFGLTIASASAKVGAI, from the coding sequence ATGGAAGCAACCGCCACCTGCACCCGGCACCCGGACCGGGCCGCCGCCGTCGCCTGCCAACGCTGCGACAAACCGATCTGTCCCTCGTGCATGACGTCGGCCTCGGTCGGCTTCCATTGCCCGGACTGCCTGAAGAGCGGAGCCCAGCGCACGGTGCCCGTGCGTCGGGCGGGCGACCCCGTTGCCACCAAGGTGATCATCGGGCTCAACGTCGCCGCCTTCGTCGCCTCGGTGATCTTCTCGGGCAACGCCCGCGGCACCGATGCCTGGTTGCGCTTCGGCGACGCCACGATGGCGGTGGCGGCGGGCGAGTGGTGGCGGGTCATCACCGGCGCCTTTCTGCACGACGGGGTGTTCCACCTGGGCATGAACATGTTGTTCATCTGGGTGTTTGGTTCGGCGCTGGAGCAACGGCTGGGCAAAGCCGGGTTTGTTGCGCTGTACTCGGCTTCGCTGATGGGCGGCGCCCTGGGCGTCGTCTGGCTGTCCAACCCGCTCGGCATCACCGTCGGCGCCTCGGGGGCCGGTTTCGGGTTGATGGGCGCGCTGGTCGTATTGCAGATCACCCAGCGCACCAACCTATGGAGTTCGGGGCTGGGCGGCCTGGTGATGCTCAACCTGATCATCACGTTCGCGTTCCGCAGCTCGATCTCCGTCGGCGGTCACCTCGGCGGCTTCGCCGCCGGCATCCTCGCCGGCGGTGTGCTGTTCGCCGCCCCCCGGGCCGACCTGCCACGCGCCGCCCGGGTGGCGATCGTCGGCGCCGGTGCGGTGCTGCTCTTCGGCCTGACCATCGCCTCAGCGTCGGCGAAGGTAGGCGCGATCTAG
- a CDS encoding SRPBCC family protein: MGSIELSVDVAADARTTWAVLADVGHHHRWMEDAVSIRFEGEQRQGEGTVFFADTRVGPLRTTDRMIITAWTDEREMSVRHEGAVTGEGTFTLEPRADGGTRVLWRERLNFPWWFAGRLGEVVAKPILSWVWRRNLTNLARLVDAGPAE; the protein is encoded by the coding sequence ATGGGAAGCATCGAACTCAGCGTTGACGTCGCCGCCGACGCACGGACAACGTGGGCCGTGCTGGCCGATGTCGGACACCACCACCGCTGGATGGAGGACGCGGTCTCGATCCGCTTCGAGGGCGAGCAGCGCCAAGGTGAGGGCACCGTGTTCTTCGCCGACACCCGCGTCGGCCCGCTGCGCACCACCGACCGCATGATCATCACCGCCTGGACCGACGAGCGCGAGATGTCGGTCCGCCACGAGGGAGCGGTCACGGGCGAAGGCACCTTCACCCTCGAGCCTCGGGCCGACGGCGGCACGAGGGTGTTATGGCGCGAACGGCTGAACTTCCCGTGGTGGTTCGCCGGGCGTCTGGGTGAGGTGGTGGCCAAGCCGATCCTGTCGTGGGTGTGGCGACGCAACCTGACCAACCTGGCCCGCCTGGTCGACGCCGGCCCCGCCGAGTAG
- a CDS encoding DUF4129 domain-containing protein, whose product MSVLGDGPPPSAGEVREALAGVLPERSLLDRALDPFRRFFDWLGDRMPSPSVNNPNVASGGISAVGYVIIGVLVVVLIALIVLAVRRWVSLPERDRIDEDGPTIVTEELDDPGALASEAEALLAERRYREALLATYRQTVAELVARNRVPRSRARTTGELRGDVSAGLADVADDFAALTTSFEAAWFGAVDVDRSIVEQAGSCGATVTAAAIAAGRAPTPMDEDRPAEVVEL is encoded by the coding sequence GTGAGCGTGCTCGGCGACGGTCCGCCGCCGTCCGCAGGGGAGGTGCGCGAGGCCTTGGCCGGCGTGCTTCCCGAACGGTCGCTGCTCGACCGGGCGCTCGATCCGTTTCGACGGTTCTTCGACTGGCTCGGCGATCGGATGCCGTCGCCGAGCGTCAACAACCCCAACGTGGCCTCCGGCGGAATCAGCGCGGTCGGCTACGTCATCATCGGGGTGCTCGTCGTGGTGTTGATCGCCCTGATCGTTCTGGCGGTGCGCCGTTGGGTGTCGCTGCCGGAAAGGGATCGGATCGACGAGGACGGCCCGACGATCGTCACTGAGGAACTCGACGATCCCGGCGCCCTGGCGTCCGAGGCGGAGGCGTTGCTGGCCGAGCGCCGGTACCGCGAAGCGCTGCTGGCGACGTATCGCCAGACCGTCGCCGAGTTGGTGGCCCGCAACCGGGTCCCGCGAAGCCGGGCGCGCACCACCGGCGAACTGCGTGGCGACGTGAGCGCCGGCCTGGCCGACGTTGCCGATGACTTCGCAGCGTTGACGACGAGCTTTGAAGCCGCCTGGTTCGGCGCGGTCGACGTTGACCGTTCCATCGTGGAGCAGGCCGGCAGCTGCGGTGCAACCGTGACCGCAGCCGCCATCGCGGCCGGAAGGGCGCCCACCCCGATGGACGAGGACCGCCCGGCCGAGGTGGTCGAGCTGTGA
- a CDS encoding MoxR family ATPase: protein MAALRSEVAKVVVGQDGSLAGLVTALLVRGHILLEGVPGVAKTLMVKTLAAALDLDFSRVQFTPDLMPADVTGQMVLKPDDASFEFRAGPIFTNLFLADEINRTPPKTQSALLEAMEERQVSVEGTSYELADPHIVIATQNPVEYEGTYPLPEAQLDRFLMKLLVGYPSEEQEVEVLVRHHRGLDPHDVRAAGVRPVATAADLLAARQEVARVTVEPPVMAYVVALARATRNQPSVQLGVSPRGAAALMTSAKAWAWLSGRPFVTADEVKAVARPVLRHRIMVRPELELEGSTADGILDAVLAAVPAPR, encoded by the coding sequence ATTGCCGCGCTCCGCTCCGAGGTGGCCAAGGTGGTCGTCGGACAGGACGGCTCGCTGGCGGGCCTGGTCACAGCGCTGTTGGTGCGCGGTCACATCCTGTTGGAGGGCGTGCCGGGTGTCGCCAAGACCCTGATGGTGAAGACGCTGGCGGCGGCGCTCGACCTCGACTTCAGCCGGGTGCAGTTCACCCCGGACCTGATGCCCGCCGACGTGACCGGCCAGATGGTGTTGAAACCCGATGATGCCTCGTTCGAGTTTCGGGCCGGTCCGATCTTCACCAACCTGTTCCTCGCCGACGAGATCAACCGCACGCCGCCTAAAACCCAGTCGGCGCTGCTCGAAGCGATGGAGGAACGCCAGGTCTCGGTGGAGGGAACGTCCTACGAACTCGCCGATCCCCACATCGTCATCGCCACCCAGAACCCGGTGGAGTACGAGGGCACCTACCCGTTGCCGGAGGCCCAGCTGGACCGGTTCCTGATGAAGTTGCTCGTCGGGTACCCGAGCGAGGAGCAGGAGGTCGAGGTGTTGGTGCGCCACCACCGCGGCCTCGATCCCCATGACGTGCGCGCCGCCGGCGTGCGCCCGGTGGCCACTGCGGCCGACCTGCTGGCGGCGCGCCAGGAGGTGGCCAGGGTGACCGTCGAACCACCGGTGATGGCGTACGTGGTGGCGCTGGCCCGGGCCACCCGCAACCAGCCGTCGGTTCAGCTGGGCGTGTCGCCTCGTGGCGCGGCGGCGCTGATGACCTCTGCCAAGGCGTGGGCCTGGCTGTCCGGCCGGCCGTTCGTCACCGCGGACGAGGTCAAGGCGGTGGCGCGCCCGGTGTTGCGTCACCGGATCATGGTGCGCCCCGAGCTCGAGCTGGAAGGCTCGACCGCCGACGGGATCCTCGACGCGGTGCTCGCTGCCGTCCCGGCCCCGCGGTGA
- a CDS encoding DUF58 domain-containing protein: MTPVPTWRLALAFAALSAVVVVVSPPTAGATFGLLLGGNLVVVVLAVADFLVTPRPSRVELRRVLPATVTQGVEVPLVWRLTNPARRRVRLTLSDELPPSLRPANRRATVTVAANATVEVRTRIEPVRRGRLELGSVGLRLRGPLGLLSRQERVELPGDVRVYPPFRSRAEAELKINQARSQQLGLRTTKGLGAGTDFESLREYGVNDDFRRIDWRATARMGKPIVRTYRIERNQNVVVLLDNGRVMAGKVAGVPRVEHAMDAAMMLAAVSTGVGDRCGLVTFDTEVRSVVAASGRTDQAMRMTEAMYALKPALAESDYAGAFATTVARFRRRALLVVLTDLVEQAVLEALIPAMPLITRTHLVLVGGVQDPEVLAWSQEKPADLEEAYRKTAALAALAERERAARRLRALGARVVDAPVGRLSGRLADAYLGLKSRGAL, encoded by the coding sequence GTGACCCCCGTCCCCACCTGGCGCCTGGCGCTGGCCTTCGCCGCCCTGTCTGCGGTCGTCGTGGTGGTCTCCCCGCCGACGGCGGGGGCGACGTTCGGCCTCCTGCTCGGCGGCAACCTGGTGGTGGTGGTCCTGGCGGTCGCCGACTTTCTGGTCACCCCGCGTCCCAGTCGGGTCGAGCTCCGCCGGGTGCTACCGGCCACCGTGACCCAGGGTGTGGAGGTGCCGCTGGTGTGGCGCCTGACCAACCCGGCTCGTCGCAGGGTGCGCCTCACCCTGTCCGACGAGCTCCCACCATCGCTGCGACCAGCCAACCGCCGGGCAACCGTGACGGTCGCTGCCAACGCAACCGTCGAGGTACGCACCAGGATCGAGCCGGTGCGACGCGGGCGCCTCGAGCTCGGCTCGGTCGGGCTGCGCCTGCGGGGCCCGTTGGGCCTGCTCAGCCGCCAGGAACGGGTCGAGCTACCCGGCGACGTGCGGGTGTACCCACCGTTCCGATCCCGAGCCGAGGCCGAGCTGAAGATCAACCAGGCCCGCTCGCAGCAGCTTGGGCTGCGCACCACCAAGGGCCTGGGCGCCGGTACCGATTTCGAGAGCCTCCGCGAGTACGGGGTCAACGACGACTTTCGACGCATCGACTGGCGGGCGACCGCCCGCATGGGCAAACCGATCGTTCGCACCTATCGGATAGAACGCAACCAGAACGTCGTCGTCCTGTTGGACAACGGGCGGGTGATGGCCGGAAAGGTGGCCGGCGTCCCTCGCGTCGAACACGCGATGGATGCGGCCATGATGCTCGCAGCGGTCTCCACCGGGGTGGGGGACCGCTGCGGCCTGGTGACCTTCGACACGGAGGTGCGCTCGGTGGTGGCTGCCAGCGGCCGCACCGACCAGGCGATGCGGATGACCGAGGCGATGTACGCCTTGAAGCCGGCATTGGCCGAGTCGGACTACGCCGGGGCGTTCGCCACCACCGTTGCCCGGTTCCGTCGTCGAGCGCTGCTCGTCGTGCTCACCGACCTGGTCGAGCAAGCGGTGCTCGAGGCGTTGATCCCGGCGATGCCGCTGATCACCCGGACCCACCTGGTGCTCGTCGGTGGCGTTCAGGACCCCGAGGTGCTCGCCTGGTCCCAGGAGAAGCCGGCCGACCTGGAGGAGGCGTACCGGAAGACCGCCGCCCTCGCCGCGCTGGCGGAACGGGAGCGGGCGGCGCGACGCCTGCGCGCCTTGGGTGCCCGGGTGGTCGACGCCCCGGTCGGTCGCCTGTCCGGCCGGCTCGCCGACGCCTACCTCGGGCTCAAGTCCCGAGGCGCGCTGTAA
- a CDS encoding stage II sporulation protein M — protein MDVDRYIAAHRATWNRLDELVGMARVTPGRLSLTETEELLRLYQLTSAHLSHVRTHHRDRALIGGLSSRVAAARQVIYGRRGRAQRVVVSFFTVGFPLAVTRAWRAIAFSALLFFGSALATGLWFNNSPQALDVTVSPEQQELIAGHEFEDYYSSQGAGVFAAQVQTNNIQVSLLALAGGATAGVLTAAVLVINGFSIGVVGALMHQNGAAGTFWGLILPHGLLEISAIVVAGAVGLKLGWAVIAPGEDRSRGDAVVEEARHGVTIVVGLALWFVVAGFIEALVTPSGLPTAIRIGIGALALAAAIAHVLAFGPAALAASRAGAGTDPWEVEKADLARAGSPPVRHPQPAAGP, from the coding sequence GTGGACGTCGACCGCTACATCGCTGCCCACCGTGCCACCTGGAACCGTCTCGACGAGCTGGTCGGAATGGCCCGGGTCACCCCCGGCCGGCTGAGCTTGACCGAGACCGAGGAGTTGCTGCGCCTCTACCAACTGACCTCGGCCCACCTCAGCCACGTGCGGACCCATCACCGCGACCGGGCGCTGATCGGCGGGCTCAGCTCCCGGGTGGCGGCGGCGCGTCAGGTGATCTACGGGCGACGCGGTCGGGCCCAGCGCGTGGTCGTCTCGTTCTTCACCGTCGGTTTCCCACTGGCGGTCACCCGGGCGTGGCGGGCGATCGCCTTCTCCGCCCTGCTGTTCTTCGGTTCGGCACTGGCGACCGGCCTGTGGTTCAACAACTCTCCCCAGGCGCTCGACGTCACCGTGTCGCCCGAGCAGCAGGAGCTGATCGCCGGACACGAGTTCGAGGACTACTACAGCTCGCAGGGCGCAGGCGTGTTCGCAGCCCAGGTGCAGACCAACAACATCCAGGTCAGCCTGCTCGCCCTCGCCGGCGGTGCTACCGCCGGCGTGCTCACCGCAGCGGTGCTCGTCATCAACGGCTTCAGCATCGGGGTCGTGGGTGCGCTCATGCATCAGAACGGGGCCGCTGGCACCTTCTGGGGCTTGATCCTGCCCCACGGGCTGCTCGAGATCTCGGCGATCGTCGTCGCCGGCGCTGTCGGCCTGAAGCTGGGCTGGGCGGTCATCGCCCCCGGAGAGGATCGCAGCCGGGGCGACGCCGTCGTCGAGGAGGCCCGTCACGGGGTGACCATCGTCGTCGGCCTGGCCCTGTGGTTCGTCGTCGCCGGGTTCATCGAGGCGCTCGTCACCCCGTCCGGCCTGCCGACCGCGATCCGCATCGGTATCGGGGCGTTGGCCCTCGCAGCGGCGATCGCCCACGTGCTCGCCTTCGGTCCGGCGGCACTCGCCGCATCGCGCGCCGGCGCCGGCACCGACCCGTGGGAGGTCGAAAAGGCCGACCTGGCCCGTGCGGGCAGCCCGCCCGTCCGTCACCCCCAGCCCGCCGCCGGGCCATAA
- a CDS encoding RDD family protein: protein MSAAPQFADVSRRGLAADPNTVVTPEAVLLSQPVAAVPSRLLARVIDLLLQLVIILVALVAAAFLANASETLAAYVAFGSILFVLVGYPTIFEALWRGRTPGKVAVGLRVVSGEGGPVGWSESSMRAIAGLVEIYLTLGALAITASFLSPRAQRLGDLMAGTFVVSEPAALLRLQPVVFPTPPGHAEYVDVLDVARLGDAGYGVVREALLRLGTLDPAARHAVTNELGHRVVARIGVGVPTWMTAEEFLAAVCTAYQRRQGGLAAVGLGAYESTNSSWAAPSGPPLWHGAPSAAAPDLGGWVA from the coding sequence GTGAGTGCCGCCCCACAGTTCGCCGACGTCAGCCGCCGAGGGCTGGCCGCGGACCCCAACACGGTGGTGACGCCCGAGGCGGTGTTGCTGAGCCAGCCGGTTGCCGCGGTGCCCAGCCGTCTGCTGGCGAGGGTGATCGACCTGCTGTTGCAGCTGGTGATCATCCTGGTGGCGCTGGTGGCGGCGGCGTTCCTGGCCAACGCGTCGGAGACGTTGGCCGCCTATGTGGCATTCGGGTCGATCCTCTTCGTCCTCGTCGGCTACCCGACGATCTTCGAGGCGCTCTGGCGGGGACGCACGCCGGGCAAGGTGGCGGTCGGCCTGCGCGTCGTGTCCGGCGAGGGCGGTCCGGTCGGCTGGTCGGAATCGTCGATGCGTGCGATCGCCGGCCTGGTCGAGATCTATCTGACCCTCGGCGCGCTCGCGATCACAGCGTCCTTCCTCAGCCCCCGGGCACAGCGCCTGGGCGACCTGATGGCGGGAACGTTCGTCGTCAGCGAACCCGCCGCCCTGCTGCGGCTGCAACCGGTGGTCTTCCCCACGCCGCCCGGCCATGCAGAGTACGTCGATGTGTTGGATGTCGCCCGGCTGGGCGACGCGGGCTACGGAGTGGTGCGGGAGGCGCTGTTGCGCCTTGGCACCCTCGATCCGGCCGCCCGGCACGCCGTCACCAACGAGCTCGGGCACCGGGTGGTGGCCCGGATTGGCGTTGGTGTGCCCACCTGGATGACCGCCGAGGAATTCCTCGCCGCCGTCTGCACCGCCTATCAGCGCCGCCAAGGGGGCCTGGCCGCCGTCGGCCTGGGCGCCTACGAATCGACCAACAGCTCGTGGGCTGCGCCAAGCGGGCCTCCCTTGTGGCACGGCGCCCCATCTGCGGCGGCGCCCGATCTTGGGGGGTGGGTTGCTTGA
- a CDS encoding cysteine desulfurase, whose product MGATNETPLHYLDHAATTPLLPEAIEAMAEVTHGGLWANPSGGHLLARRARRAADDARDELAELFGALPSEVVFTSGGTEADNLAVLGSVGAGAPREGAALLCSAIEHPAVRMPAGRLGGIEVAVDGHGRLDLDALVEACTPDVALVSVILVNNEVGTIANLDAIAEVVRRHAPTAWLHTDAVQAHQWVDVAAAARSADLVSVGAHKFGGPKGIGLLIVRSGVELAPRAVGGGQERDRRAGTLNVAGVLGMAAAARVTAARRAEELPRIAALRDRLVDGLAAAIPGLIETGVDPVEPGGGPDGVSGDRGVDRLHKAAGNCHVCLPGVETEALLYLLEREGIMATAASSCASGAQEPSYVVEALGHSRAIASGALRLTLGTTSTDADVEAALAAVPAAIERLELFS is encoded by the coding sequence ATGGGCGCGACGAACGAGACGCCGCTGCACTATTTGGACCACGCTGCCACCACGCCGCTGCTGCCTGAAGCGATCGAGGCGATGGCGGAGGTGACCCACGGTGGGCTGTGGGCCAACCCCTCCGGAGGGCACCTGCTGGCGCGCCGGGCCAGGAGGGCGGCCGACGACGCGCGCGACGAACTCGCCGAGCTGTTCGGTGCGCTGCCCTCGGAGGTGGTGTTCACCTCCGGCGGAACCGAAGCGGACAACCTGGCCGTGTTGGGCTCGGTCGGCGCCGGCGCACCCCGCGAGGGCGCAGCGCTGCTGTGCTCGGCGATCGAGCACCCGGCGGTGCGCATGCCGGCTGGTCGGCTCGGGGGCATCGAGGTCGCCGTCGACGGTCACGGCCGCCTCGACCTGGATGCGCTGGTGGAGGCCTGTACGCCCGACGTTGCGCTGGTGTCGGTGATCCTGGTGAACAACGAGGTCGGCACGATCGCGAACCTCGATGCGATCGCTGAGGTGGTGCGCCGCCACGCACCGACGGCGTGGTTGCACACCGACGCCGTGCAGGCCCACCAGTGGGTGGACGTGGCCGCCGCGGCCCGCAGTGCCGACCTGGTGTCGGTGGGCGCCCACAAGTTTGGCGGTCCCAAGGGCATCGGGCTGCTGATCGTCCGCAGCGGGGTTGAGCTGGCGCCGCGCGCCGTCGGCGGCGGCCAGGAGCGCGACCGGCGCGCCGGCACCCTTAACGTTGCCGGTGTGCTCGGCATGGCGGCCGCAGCCCGCGTGACCGCCGCCCGGCGCGCCGAGGAACTGCCCCGCATCGCCGCGCTTCGCGACCGGCTGGTCGACGGCCTGGCAGCCGCAATCCCCGGCCTGATCGAGACCGGTGTTGACCCGGTTGAGCCCGGCGGCGGCCCGGATGGTGTCTCCGGTGATCGTGGCGTCGACCGGTTGCACAAGGCGGCGGGCAACTGCCACGTGTGCCTGCCCGGCGTGGAGACCGAGGCCCTCCTGTACCTGCTGGAGCGTGAGGGCATCATGGCGACGGCGGCCTCGTCGTGTGCCAGCGGCGCCCAGGAGCCCAGCTATGTGGTCGAGGCGCTCGGGCATTCGCGAGCCATCGCGTCGGGCGCGCTGCGGCTCACCCTGGGAACGACGAGCACCGATGCCGACGTGGAGGCGGCCCTTGCGGCCGTGCCGGCGGCCATCGAGCGTCTGGAGCTGTTCTCATGA
- the mnmA gene encoding tRNA 2-thiouridine(34) synthase MnmA → MSGAADGTRRPERVLMAMSGGVDSSVAAAELVATGAEVVGVTLKLWGGPSDSGCCSVSDVDDARRVADRLGIEHLVFALGDDFERAVVGPYVEAHRRGRTPNPCVECNRHIKFDKLSRRALALGFDAVATGHHARIVTTADGPRLGRGADAAKDQSYVLHMLSAADLARTRFPIGHLDKAEVRRRAAELGLRTADKPDSQDVCFITRTDGRQAFLERRTELTPGRVVTAEGTEVGRVDALEMITPGQRKGLGLPGGGPRRYATRVDLDARTVTVGSDADLDIGALGVSNQAWAAGEPPADGMLVEVQTAAHGAVRPARWVGGDRVVFDEPQRFVAAGQSVVLYSVPDATEPQVVLGGGIAEPV, encoded by the coding sequence ATGAGCGGCGCCGCTGACGGGACCCGCCGCCCCGAACGGGTGCTGATGGCGATGTCGGGCGGGGTCGACAGCTCGGTCGCCGCCGCGGAGCTGGTGGCGACCGGTGCCGAGGTGGTCGGGGTGACCCTCAAGCTGTGGGGTGGCCCGTCGGACTCGGGCTGCTGCTCGGTGAGCGACGTCGACGACGCCCGACGGGTGGCCGACCGTCTCGGCATCGAACACCTGGTCTTCGCCCTGGGCGACGACTTCGAGCGGGCGGTGGTTGGCCCCTACGTCGAGGCGCATCGCCGGGGTCGCACCCCCAACCCGTGCGTGGAGTGCAACCGGCACATCAAGTTCGACAAGCTGTCTCGACGGGCGCTGGCGTTGGGCTTCGATGCCGTCGCCACCGGCCACCATGCCCGGATCGTGACCACCGCCGACGGCCCCCGCCTCGGTCGTGGCGCCGATGCGGCCAAGGACCAGTCCTATGTGCTGCACATGCTCTCCGCCGCCGACCTGGCCCGCACCCGATTTCCGATCGGCCACCTGGACAAGGCCGAGGTGCGTCGCCGGGCCGCCGAGCTGGGCCTGCGCACCGCCGACAAGCCCGACAGCCAGGACGTCTGCTTCATCACCCGAACCGACGGCCGTCAGGCGTTTCTCGAGCGCCGGACGGAGCTGACGCCCGGGCGGGTGGTGACGGCCGAGGGCACCGAGGTGGGGCGGGTCGATGCGCTCGAGATGATCACGCCGGGCCAGCGCAAGGGTCTGGGACTCCCGGGGGGAGGGCCCCGCCGCTACGCCACCCGGGTGGACCTCGATGCCCGCACGGTGACGGTCGGCTCGGACGCCGACCTCGACATCGGGGCGCTCGGGGTGTCCAACCAGGCGTGGGCGGCCGGAGAGCCGCCCGCCGACGGGATGCTGGTCGAGGTGCAGACCGCAGCCCACGGTGCGGTGCGTCCCGCCCGGTGGGTCGGCGGTGACCGGGTCGTGTTCGACGAACCCCAACGCTTCGTGGCCGCGGGCCAGTCGGTCGTGCTCTACAGCGTGCCCGACGCGACCGAACCCCAGGTGGTGCTTGGCGGCGGTATCGCCGAGCCGGTCTAG
- a CDS encoding RDD family protein, with the protein MSADDATIARPGTPDPVRRGARHGLSGPTVMSESELQDAAVSLQGHYSGPVTRLLAFALDQGVVNGMFALTLALLDTATRAIDGPTSSLKVPPLVATIGYIVWWLVYFAYPWAVSGRTLGMAFVGIRVVATDGSELSPGRSILRAAILPLGFVTLGLGYIWALVDRRRRALHDMLAGSAVVYDWDARAARLRFLARGPAGHEAGKAVSTPS; encoded by the coding sequence ATGAGCGCCGACGACGCCACGATCGCCCGGCCCGGGACACCCGACCCGGTGAGGAGGGGGGCCCGGCACGGTCTGTCGGGACCGACGGTGATGAGCGAGTCGGAACTGCAGGACGCCGCCGTCAGCCTGCAGGGCCACTACTCGGGACCGGTCACCCGCCTGCTGGCCTTTGCGTTGGATCAGGGCGTGGTCAACGGCATGTTCGCCCTGACGCTGGCGCTGCTCGACACCGCCACTCGGGCGATCGACGGGCCGACCTCCAGCCTCAAGGTGCCGCCACTCGTGGCGACGATCGGGTACATCGTGTGGTGGCTGGTGTACTTCGCCTACCCGTGGGCGGTGAGCGGCAGGACGCTGGGCATGGCCTTCGTCGGCATCCGGGTGGTCGCTACCGACGGTTCCGAGCTGTCGCCCGGAAGGTCGATTCTGCGGGCGGCCATCTTGCCGCTCGGCTTCGTCACGCTGGGGCTGGGGTACATCTGGGCGCTGGTCGACCGGCGCCGTCGGGCCCTGCACGACATGCTGGCCGGGTCGGCGGTCGTCTACGACTGGGACGCCCGCGCCGCCCGGCTGAGGTTCCTGGCCCGCGGCCCGGCAGGCCACGAGGCGGGGAAAGCGGTTTCGACGCCGAGCTAG